AAGCGCTTGATGTGGGACTCGCGCTCGGTGTCGCTCGATCCGAAGGGGATGAGGTCGTCGTCGTGGAAGGTGACTCCGTGGGCCCCGAGCTCGGCGAGGCGCTGCACGGACTCGACCGGGTCCAGGGCGCGGCGGGTCGCGTCCCCGAAGGGGTCCCGTCCCTGCCAGCCGACGGTCCACAGGCCGAAGGTGAACCTGTCCTCGGGGGTGGGCTGGTAGTTCATGCCACGGCTCCTTGCTTGCTGGGACTATTCGTCATGGCGCTTTACAAATTAGTATGCGATCGCAGCTCTGGGAAGACACCCGGGGGTGCCGTCTCCGGTACAGGGGTCCGGAGACGCCGGACATCCCCCGGGCCGACACCGGTCCGGGGCACCTTGACAGCCAGGTCAGGTCAGGTCGGATCCCGCGAGCCGCGGGAAGAGGGAGAGCCCGATGTCAGCAGCCGAAGGACCGCTCGTCGTCGGTGTGGACACATCCACCCAGTCCACCAAGGCGCTGGTCGTCGACGCGTCGACCGGACGGGTGGTGGCGAGCGGCCAGGCGCCGCACACCGTCTCCTCCGGTGCGGGCCGTGAGAGCGACCCGCGTCAGTGGTGGGAGGCGCTGGGCGAGGCGCTGCGCCAGTGCGGGGACGCGGCCCGCGAGGCCGCCGCCGTGTCGATCGGCGGGCAGCAGCACGGCCTGGTGACACTGGACGCCCGGGGCGAGCCGGTGCGTCCGGCGCTGCTGTGGAACGACGTGCGCTCGGCGGCCCAGGCCGGCCGCCTGGTGGAAGAGCTCGGCGGCCCCAAGGCCTGGGCCGAGCGCACGGGCAGCGTGCCCGGCGCCTCGTTCACCGTCACCAAGTGGGCCTGGCTCGCGGAGCACGAGCCGGAGGCGGCCGCCGCCACCGCGGCGGTGCGGCTGCCGCACGACTACCTCACCGAGCGCCTCACGGGCGAGGGCACCACCGACCGCGGCGACGCCTCCGGCACGGGCTGGTGGGCGTCGGCGACGGAGGACTACGACGAGGAGATCCTCGCGCGCGTGGGGCTCGACCCGGCGCTGCTGCCCCGCGTGGTGCGTCCCGGCGAGGTGGCCGGCACCGTGCGTGACGGCCACGACCTGCCGTTCGCCAAGGGCACCCTGGTGGCCTGCGGCACCGGCGACAACGCGGCGGCCGCGCTGGGCCTCGGCCTGCGGCCCGGCACCCCGGTGCTGAGCCTGGGCACCTCCGGAACCGTGTACGCCGTCTCCACGCGCCGTCCGGCCGACCCGACCGGCACGGTGGCGGGGTTCGCCGACGCCCGCGGCGACTGGCTGCCGCTGGCCTGCACGCTGAACTGCACCCTCGCCGTGGACCGGATCGCGGCCCTGCTCGGCCTGGACCGCGAGGCCGTCGAGCCCGGCACCGGCGTCACCCTGCTGCCCTACCTGGACGGCGAGCGCACCCCCGCGCTCCCCCACGCCTCCGGGCTGCTGCACGGGCTGCGGCACGACACGACGCCCGGGCAGCTGCTCCAGGCGGCCTACGACGGCGCCGTCCACGCGCTCCTCGGCGCGCTGGACCTGGTCCTGGACGACGACGCCGACCGCGACGCCCCGCTGCTCCTCATCGGCGGCGGCGCCCGGGGCACGGCGTGGCAGCAGACGGTACGCCGGCTGTCGGGCCGTCCGGTCCAGGTGCCCGAGGCCAGGGAACTGGTGGCGCTCGGCGCCGCCGCCCAGGCGGCCGGGCTGCTGACCGGCGAGGACCCGGCGGCCGTCGCCCGGCGCTGGGACACCGCCCGGGGGCCCGTTCTAAAGTCCGTGGAGCGGGACGAGGCGACGATGGAGCGGATCACCGGGGTACTCTCCGACGCGGCTCCGCTGCTGGAGAAGGAGTCGCGCTGAACGACCGGGGCGCGTACCCGTCCGGCGCCGTGCGGTCCGGACGGGCGGCCGTGCCGTGCGGTGCGGCGACCGCCGTCGGACCGGCGGTGCGCGCGCGGGAGGGGCCGGGCGTGAGCGTGACCGGCAGACCGACGAAGTGACGAGGGAGGCATGACCGCACCGCTGCACGAGGCCCATCCGACCAGTCCCGGCCGTCGGCTGCCGGACACGCAGGCGGGCATGCGCCGGCGCAATCTGGCGCGCGTGATGCACACCGTGAGCGCGGAGGGACCGCTGTCGCGCGCCGCCGTCGCCTCGCGCATCGGTCTGACCCGCGCGGCCGTGTCCACGCTCGTCGACGAGCTCATCAGGACCGGACTGCTGGAGGAGCTGGGTCCCGAACGCCCCGGCCGGGTGGGCCGTCCGGGCTCCGCCCTGGCGGTCAGCGGACGCGGTCCGGCCGGCATCGGCGCGGAGATCGGCGTCGACCACCTCGCGGTGTGCGCGGTGGACCTGCGCGGCGAGGTGCGGGCCCGGGCGATACGTCACGGCACCAACCGCGGCCGTCCCGCGGAGCCGGTGCTCGGCGAACTGACCGCGCTGGTGCGGCAGGTTGTGGCGCAGGCCGAGACGGAGGGGCTGTGGGCGGCGGGACTCGCGGTCGCCGTGCCGGGTCTGGTCGCCCCCGACGCCCGTACCGTCGTCCGGGCCCCCAACCTGGGCTGGCGGGAGCTCGATCTCGGTCCGCTGCTGCCCGCCGGGCTGCCGCTGACCGTGGACAACGAGGCCAACTTCGGCAGTCTGGCGGAGCTCTGGCTCGGGGAGGGCACGCCCCGCGACTTCCTGCACGTGTCCGCCGAGATCGGTATCGGTGGCGCGGTGGTCGTGGACGGGCGGCTGCTGCGGGGCACGCGCGGGTTCGCCGGGGAGCTGGGGCATGTGCCGGTGCGGCCGGAGGGGCCCGCCTGTGTCTGCGGCGGGCGCGGCTGTCTGGAGCAGTACGCGGGTGAGGAGGCGGTGCTGCGGGCGGCCGGGCTGGAGCCGCGGGAGGACCGGGTCGGGCTGCTGGGCGAGCGTGCGGCCGCGGGGGACGCCGCCGTACGGCGGGCGCTGCGCGGGGCGGGTACCGCGCTCGGCATCGCGCTGACCGGCGCGGTCAATCTGCTCGACCCGCGGACGGTCGTGCTGGGCGGGGCGCTGTCCCATCTCGCGCCCTGGCTGCTGCCCTCGCTGGAGCGGGAACTGGACCGCCGCACGGCGGGATCCGCGTGCCCGGTGGCCGTCTCCCGGCTCGGCCCGCAGGGCCCTCTGCTCGGGGCGGCGCACTCGGTGGCCAGGGCGGTCCTCGACGACCCGGCGGCGGTGGCGGAACGCGGGTAGGCACACGCCAAAGGCACCGGCTGTGCGCCTCGTTCACTCGTGTGAGTGGCGGAGTTATCCACAATTCGCGGGTTGTCCACCGATTCCCGTGCCGTTCCCCTGTCCTCCCGGGAAGCGCCGTACCGTGATGTCACGCGAGGCGCCCGGGCCCGGCAGGGAACCGGTCGGGCGGGCCTCGCTCCCGCATCCTTCGCCCCTCACGGAAAGGGACCCGACCATGGAACGAGGCCTTCCGCTCGTCGGCAGGCGGCTCTTACTGAAGAGCGCCGCGCTCGCCGCCGTCTCCTGTCCGCTGCTCCCCGCGCCGCCGGCGGGCGCACGCGTCCGGACCGTCGACTACCCGGACGCCGAATGGGTTCCCGCGAGCACCTCCAACTACACCGCGTCCGGCCGTCCGACGAGTTACCCGGTCGACCACGTCGTCATCCATGTGACCCAGGAGACCTACGCCGACACGCTGAAGATCTTCCAGAACCCGCAGAAGCAGGTGTCCGCGCACTATGTCGTGCGGTCGGCCGACGGACACGTGGCGCAGTGCGTACGGGAGCACGACATCGCCTGGCACGCGGGGAACTGGGACTACAACACCCGCAGCATCGGCATCGAGCACGAGGGCTGGGTGGACCAGCCGGCGTACTTCACCGACGCCCTGTACGAGGAGTCGGCGCGCCTCACGGCCGCGCTGTGCGACACGTACGGCGTCCCGAGGGACCGCTCGCACATCATCGGACACTACGAGGTGCCCGGCACCGACCACACCGATCCCGGACCGCACTGGGACTGGACGCGCTACATAAGACTCGTCAACAACGCCTGACACCCGTCGTCCACCCGGCGGGGCCGGATCCCGCCCGTTCGGACGGATGCGCGTCGAAACGGTTGTCGGGGTCCGGTCGGGGAGTGACGATGTGCCCAGCCGCACCGTCCCGTTGTCTCCCCGCACCACGCCGTACCGCCGCGCATCGCCCTCCGGGAGGCCGAGTTGACCGATCCCTGGGTGGCCCTGGAACCGGGTGCCGACCCCGTCGAGCGGGTCCGGGCGCTGCGCCGGGCCCATGAGACGTTCACGCGGGCCGGCACGGTGCCGCAGCCGGTGCGGTCCGTGGTGGCCGACTCGTGGCGGCGCTCGGCGCGGGCCGGGGTGGGGCCGGACGGCACGGCGGACGTGGAGCTGTCCGGAACGGACCTCGGGGCGTACCGCGCGGAGCATCCGCTGGCGGTGGTGATGCCACTGATCCGGGAACTGCTGGGGTCGTTCGCGGCGGACGGCGAGCACTTGCTGGCGGTGTGCGACGCGCAGGGCAGACTGCTGTGGGTCGAGGGGCACCCTGTGACGCGGCGGCGGGCGGACCGGATGAACTTCGTCCCGGGTGCCCGCTGGGCGGAGAGCGCGGTCGGCACCAACGCACCGGGGACGGCGGTGGCCGTCGACCGGCCGGTGCAGGTGTTCGCGGCCGAGCACTTCAGCCGGCGGGTGCAGCCGTGGACGTGCGCGGCGGCGCCGGTGCACGATCCACGGACGGGGCGGGTGCTCGGCGCGGTCGACATCACCGGTGGGGACGGGCTGGCGCATCCGCACAGCCTGGGCTTCGTACAGGCGGTGGCCCGGGCGGCGGAGTCGCAGTTGTCGCTGCTCCAGCCGCCGGGACCGGCCGCCGGCACGGCCGAGTTGTCGGCGCTGGGCCGGGACGAGGCGCGGTTGCGGGTACGCGGGCGGACGCTGCGGCTCAGCCGGCGGCACAGCGAGATCGTGCTGCTGCTTGCCCGGCATCCGGAGGGGCTGAGCGGCGACGAGCTGCTGTGCGCGCTGTACGAGGACGAGTCGGTGACGCCGGTGACCCTGCGCGCCGAACTGGCCCGGCTGCGCCGGATCCTGGGACCGGGGCTGCTGGCCTCGCGTCCGTACCGGCTGACGGCGGCGGTCGAGTCCGACGTCACCGTCGTGGAGCGCCGGTTGGAGACGGGAGCGGTGGCCGGTGCGGTGCTGGCCTACGTCGGCCCGCTGCTGCCCGCCTCGCAGGCACCGGCGGTGGTCCGGCTGCGGCGCCGGCTCGCCGACGGGCTGCGCACGGCGCTGCTGGCCCGGCGCGACCCGGACCTGCTCGCCGGCTGGGCCCACGCCGCGTGGGGCGAGGACGACCTGGAGATCTGGCGCGCACTGGCCACGCTGCGCCCGACCCCGACGGTCCGCGCCCATCTCCACCAACTGGAGACGGAACTGGCGGTGCCGGGGGGTTGGGGCGGGGTGGGGATGGGGTGAGGGGGCGGGGAGGGGGAAGCCCCCCAGGGAGGAAGCCCCCCGGGGAAGGAGCCCCCCGGCCCTCGGCCACACCCCAAAGCCGCGCCCGGCGTCAGGATCCCGGCACCATGGCACGGTGGCCGATCTGCTGTGGGACGACGTCAAAGGCTTCTTCGATCCGGAGGTGATGGGAGCGCTGCCGGACATCCGTGTGCCCGGCACGTCGGTGGAGGACTGGCAGGCGGTTCTCGACCTGGTGGCGGAGCGGGGCTGGCAGTGCGAGTACGTCGAAGGTGAGACAGTCCTCCCCGTGCCTCCGGCAGGGGTCGTGCTGTCGCGGCCGCCGGATGCCGAGTGCCCGAGCCTGCGGGTCCGGCCGGACACCGCTGTCCTGGCGATCTTCCGGTTCGGTTCCGACGACGAGATCGACTTCGACGTCGATCTGCGGGAACTGCAGGGCCAGGCGCGACTCGATGTGTTCTGCGGCTTCGTGCGCGAGATCGGACGGCGGCTGGGCAAGCCGGTGTTCATGGACCCGGAGGGCGACCACGGCCATCCGGTGCTGGGCTTCGATGTCGGAGCCGATCGGGTCGTCCTCCTCGCGCAGCCACCCGTCCGATGACAAGGGGACGGCGGCCACACCGCGCGAGAGGTGCCGCAGCGGTGCGTCCCGCAACCTCCCTGCAACCCCCCTCCTCCTAGTCTCCGGTCGGGAGCTGCCCGGTGGTGGGTGGTGGTTGGTTCGGGAGGGTGAGGGGTATGACGCGTTACGCGGCGCCGGGGAGCGAGGGGGCGGTCGTCTCCTACCAGGCGCGGTACGACCACTTCATCGGCGGCGAGTACGTGCCGCCGGCCCGGGGGCAGTACTTCGAGAACCCGAGTCCGGTGAACGGGCAGCCGTTCACGGAGATCGCGCGGGGCACCGCCGAGGACGTCGAGCGTGCCCTGGACGCCGCGCACGCGGCGGCGCCCTCCTGGGGGCGCACGTCCGTGGCCGCGCGGGCGGAGGTCCTGCTGCGGATCGCCGACCGGATGGAGGCGAACCTGGAGCGGCTGGCCGTCGCGGAGAGCTGGGAGAACGGCAAGCCGGTGCGGGAGACGCTGGCCGCGGACATTCCGCTGGCCATCGACCACTTCCGCTACTTCGCGGGCGCGCTGCGGGCGCAGGAGGGCTCGCTCGGGGAGATCGACGACGACACGGTGGCGTACCACTTCCACGAGCCGCTGGGCGTGGTCGCCCAGATCATCCCGTGGAACTTCCCGATCCTGATGGCGACCTGGAAGCTGGCGCCGGCGCTGGCCGCGGGCAACGCGGTGGTGCTGAAGCCCGCCGAGCAGACCCCGGCGTCGATCCACTACTGGCTGAGCCTGGTCTCCGACCTGCTGCCGCCAGGTGTGGTGAACGTCGTCAACGGCTTCGGGGTCGAGGCGGGCAAACCGCTGGCGTCCAGTCCGCGGGTGGCGAAGGTGGCGTTCACCGGTGAGACGACGACCGGCCGGCTGATCATGCAGTACGCCTCGGAGAACATCACCCCCGTCACGCTCGAGCTGGGCGGCAAGTCGCCGAACCTCTTCTTCGACGACGTGTCGTCCGCGCGGGACGACTTCCTCGACAAGGCGCTCGAGGGCTTCACGATGTTCGCGCTCAACCAGGGCGAGGTGTGCACCTGCCCGTCGCGCGCGCTGGTGCAGCGCGGTCACTACGCCGAGTTCATGGAGGCGGCGGTGGCCCGCACCGAGCGGATCGTCACCGGGCATCCGCTGGACACCGACACGATGATCGGCGCGCAGGCCTCCAACGACCAGCTGGAGAAGATCCTCTCCTACCTGGACATCGGCCGGCAGGAGGGCGCCCGTGTCCTGACCGGCGGGGAACGCATCGAGTACGACGGCGAGTTGAAGGGCGGCTACTACGTCCAGCCGACGATCTTCGAGGGTGACAACCGGATGCGGATCTTCCAGGAGGAGATCTTCGGTCCGGTGGTGTCGGTGACGTCCTTCGACGACCTCGACGACGCGATCAAGATCGCCAACGACACGCTGTACGGGCTGGGCGCGGGCGTGTGGACCCGGGACATGAACACGGCGTACCGGGCGGGCCGCGCCATCCAGGCGGGCCGGGTGTGGACCAACTGCTACCACGCGTACCCGGCGCACGCGGCGTTCGGCGGCTACAAGGGTTCCGGCATCGGCCGCGAGACGCACAAGATGATGCTGGAGCACTACCAGCAGACGAAGAATCTCCTGGTCTCCTACTCGCCGAAGAAGCTCGGCTTCTTCTAGAGGAGAAGAGGGCTGGAGGGGAAGAAGTACCCCCTCACCCCCGCGGCGCCCCCGTGGACGCCCGTACCACCAGTGCGGTGGCGAGTTCGACGTGGTGGGACTCGATCTTCTCGCCGTTGGCCAGGCGGAGGGCGGTGCGCAGGGCCGCGCCGCCCATCTCGCGCAGGGGCTGGCGCACGGTGGTCAGCGGGGGTGAGGCCATCTGGGCGAGGCTGGTGTCGTCGAAGCCGACCACGCTCAGGTCCTCGGGGACGCGCAGTCCCCGCGCGCGGGCGGCCTCGACGGCGCCGACGGCGATCTCGTCGTTGCCCGCGAAGATCGCCGTTGGGGGTTGCGGCAGGTCGAGGAGCGCGCCGGCGCCGAGCAGTCCGGTCTCGTAGGTGAATTCGCCGGGCCGGACGTAGGCGTCCGGTACCGGCGCCCCTTCCGCCTCCATGGCGGCGCGGTAGCCGTGCATGCGTGCCTGGTTGCACACGGCCAGGGCGGGCCCGCCGAGGTAGGCGATGCGGCGGTGCCCCAGGGAGAGCAGGTGCCGGGTCGCGGCCAGGCCGCCGGCGAAGTTGGTCGCGCCGACGCTGTTGACCCGGCTGTCCGGCAGGTGCAGGGGGTCGAGGACGACCAGTGGCAGCCCGGACCTGGCCAGTTCGTTCAGGTGTGCCGCGGTGTGCACGCTGGTGACCGCGATCAGGGCGCGGCGCCCGGCCGAGACCAGGTCCCGGGCCCAGTGCGGGGCGAGGGTGGCCTTGCTGATCACCACCGAGGCGCCCAGTTCGGCCGCGGCGTCGACGATGCCTTCCAGTGTCTCGGCCACGTACGCCTTGAGACCGCCCTGAAACTGCACCTCGATGGTCGGGCTCTCGACGGCCTCGGTGTGGCGGAAGACAGGTGCGAGGTAGTCGTGCAGGTGCAGCAGTTCCTGCACCCGGGTGCGGGTGCCCGGCGCCACGTCACCGCGGCCGTTGACCACTTTGGACACGGTCGCCACGGACACTCCGGCCGCTTGGGCGATGTCCGCCAACGTGGTGCGCCTGGCGTTCGGTCGCATCGGTTCCTCTCAGCATCGGGTCCACCGGAGCGGTGTGAGCCGCGGTTCGCGCGGGTGGAGCCGGTCAACGGTACGGCAATCCGGCGCCCCGCCCGTCCGGGGACGGCACCCCGCCCGTCCGGGGACGATCCACCACCCCGCCCGCCCGGACGCGGTCCGGTACGGGCGGCGGCGGGCCGTGCCGGGTCGTCGCGGCATGACCTGCACCGACGGCGCGTCGGCCCCAGCCCGCCCGTCGGCCTGCCTTTCGCCAAGTCCTTTCGAAACAGTTTCGGGCCCTGCCCAGAATACTCGTACGTCACCCCGGCCCGGCACCGCGAGTCCGAACTCCACTCTGAGAACGCCTCTGCACATACCTTGACAGGGCTTCGGCCCGGTACCTAATTTGCGTGCACCGAGTTCGCGGACACGTTCGACGATTGCTGTTTCGAAAAGTTTTCGACACGACTCCCCGAGTAACCGACGACTCACGAGCAGCCGACGGCTCACCAGCGGCCGACGGCCCTCGAGTGCGGAGAAGCACATGGCGAACCCCCTCTCTCGACGTACCCTCCTCGGCATGGCGGCCGCCGTCCCGGTCTCCGCGGCGCTGTCGGCGTGCGGCTCGTCGGGTCCCGGCAAGAGCGACAAGGCCTCGTACTGGTACCTCAGCGGCCAGCCCCAGGAAGGCGTCAGGACGAAGGCCCTGGACGCGTTCAACGAGGCCCACTCCGACGAGCGGATCAAGGGCACCACCTTCCAGAACGACGCCTACAAGACGAAGATCAAGACGGCCATCGGCGCCGGCGAGGCGCCCACGCTCATCTGGGGCTGGGGCGGCGGCACGCTGCGCAGCTATGTGAAGGCGGGGCAGGTCGAGGACCTCACGTCGTGGTTCGGCGACCACCCGGAGGTCAAGAAGCGGCTGTTCCCGACCGCGTTCGGCCCGGCCACGATCGACGGCAGGATCTACGCGATGCCGTGCGAGACGGTGCAGCCGATCGTCCTCTACTACAACAAGAAGGTCTTCGAGAAGGTCGGCGTCGAGCCCCCGCAGTCCTGGGGCGACATCATGGACCTGGTTCCCAAGTTCAACGCGAAGAACATCGCGCCCTTCTCCCTGGGCGGCCAGTCCCGGTGGACGAACATGATGTGGCTGGAGTTCCTCTTCGACCGCATCGGCGGTCCCGAGGTGTTCCAGGCCGTCTTCGACGGTGAGAAGGACGCCTGGTCCAACCCGGCGGCCCTGGACGCGCTCGGCAAGGTGCAGGAGCTGATCAAGGCGGACGGCTTCGTCAAGGGCTTCTCCTCGATCACCGCGGACTCCAACGCCGACCAGGCGCTGCTCTACTCCGGCAGGGCCGCGATGATGCTGCACGGTTCCTGGTCGTACGGCATCCAGAAGGCCGACGGCGGGCGCTTCGTCGCCGACGACGGGCTCGGCTTCATGAACTTCCCGCCCGTCGACGGCGGCAAGGGCGATCCGAGTGACACCGTCGGCAACCCCGGCCAGTATCTGTACATCTCGTCCAAGGCAAGCGCCGAGCAGAAGAAGATCGCCAAGGACTACTTCACCAAGGGTGTCCTCCAGCCGGCCGAGGTGAAGAACTGGATCGGCACCGGCGCGGTCCCGCTGCTGCTCGGCACCGAGAAGCAGCTGGCGGCCTCCGACGACGCCGAGTTCCTGAATTTCACCTACGACGTCGCCAGCAAGGCCAAGACGTTCGCCCAGTCCTGGGACCAGGCGCTCAGTCCGACGGCCGCGGAGACGCTGCTGGACAACATCGCCAAGCTGTTCCAGCGGTCCATCTCGCCGAAGACCTTCGCCGCCAACATGAACGCGGTCATCGGCAAATGAGCGTACTGACCGGTCCTCCGCGGCGTCGCGAGCCGAGCGGCATCCTGCCGTGGCTCGCGGCGCCGGCGCTGGTGTTCTTCGTCGGTTTCGCCGTGATCCCGCTCCTCGGTGTCTTCGCGCTCAGCTTCGCCAACTGGGACGGGATCGGCAGCATCCATCCCTCGGGGCTGACCAACTGGCGCGCGGTGCTCACCAACCCCGGGCTGCCGCACGCCCTCTGGGTCACGTTCCTGGTCATGGCCGTGTCCTGGGCGGTGCAGACGCCGCTGAGCGTGCTGCTCGGCGCGTTCCTGGCCGGCAGTCAGCGCTACCGTGCGGTGCTGGGCGTGGTGTACTTCGTGCCGCTGCTGCTCAGCTCGGCGGCCATCGCGCTGACGTACAAGGCACTCCTTGACCCCAACTTCGGGATCGGTCACGGGCTGGGGATCGGCTTCCTCAGCCAGGACTGGCTGGGCCGGCCGTGGCTCGCCTTCGGCCTGGTGATCTTCGTCGTCTCCTGGCAGTTCATCCCGTTCCACTCGCTGCTGTACCAGGGCGCGGTCCGGCAGATCCCGCAGTCGCTGTACGAGGCGGCGCAGCTGGACGGCGCCGGTCGGGTCCGGCAGTTCTTCAGCATCACGCTGCCGCAGCTGAAGTACACCGTCATCACCTCCTCGACGCTCATGGTGGTGGGGTCGCTGACCTTCTTCGACCTGATCTTCATCCTGACCGAGGGCGGTCCCGGGGACGCGACCCGGGTCCTCGCACTGGACATGTACAAACGGGGTTTCCAGGCCAACCTGATGGGACCGGCCAGCGCCATCGCCGTCATCCTCGTCCTGGTGGGCCTGGCCCTCGCCCTGCTGCTGCGCAGGCTCGGGGGCCGGGACGCCGGTGACAGCCAACTCGAGGGGGCCTGACGTGACGACCACGCTGACCAAGCCCGAGCGGCCGGAGAAGACCGCGCAGCGCGAGGGGCGCCGCCGCTCCCGTCCGGCGGCCCGCCGGCGCAACTGGGCGGGCGGTCTGGCCGGCTGGCTCTGGTTCCTCATCGTCGCCGTGCCCCTGTACTGGGTGCTCATCACCAGTCTGAAGGAGAAGAGCGCCTACTACGCGAGCAATCCGATGGTGCCGCCGGGCGACCCCACGCTGGACAACTACCAGATGGTCATCGACTCCGACTTCCCGTCCTACTTCGTCAACAGTGTCGTGGTCGCCGTCGGCGCGGTGGTACCGGCCGTGGCGGTCTCCTTCATGGCCGCCTACGCGATCGTGCGGGGCTGGCGCTTCAGGTTTCTGCGGGCCGTCAACGGCCTGTTCCTGATGGGCCTCGCCATTCCGCTGCAGGCGACGGTCATCCCGGTGTACCTGATCATCATCAAGCTGCATCTGTACGACAGTCTGCTGGCGCTGATCCTGCCGTCGATCGCCTTCGCCATTCCGCTGTCCGTGCTGGTGCTGTCCACCTTCCTCCGGGACGTGCCCAAGGAACTCTTCGACTCGATGCGGGTCGACGGGGCCACCGAGTGGACGACCCTGTGGCGGCTGGCGGCGCCGCTCACCCGGCCGGCCCTCACCACCGTGTCCATCTACAACGCGCTGACCATCTGGAACGGTTTCCTGCTGCCGCTGATCCTCACCCAGAGCCCGTCGAAGCGGACGCTTCCGCTGGCCCTGTGGTCGTTCCAGGGCCAGTACGGGGTGAACGTCCCCGCCGTGCTCGCCGCCGTCGTCCTCACGACGGCGCCCATCCTGGCGCTCTACGTCTTCGGGCGCCGGCAGCTGCTCAGCGGCCTGACGGCCGGATTCGGCCGGTGACCGGCCGCTGGAGACCATGAGGCCGGGCACCGGCCCGCCGGAACCTCGAGGCCCGTGACCCGCCCGCTGGAAGCCCTGACGTCGTCCGTGGAAGGAAAGTGACCGTCAACGTGGCCGTGGAGCCCCTGCCCGCGATACCCCTCTGGAACGACCCCACCGTCCCCGTCAGCGCCAGGGTCGACGCCCTGATCGCCGCGATGACCCTCCAGG
The DNA window shown above is from Streptomyces sp. NBC_00670 and carries:
- a CDS encoding carbohydrate ABC transporter permease, with protein sequence MSVLTGPPRRREPSGILPWLAAPALVFFVGFAVIPLLGVFALSFANWDGIGSIHPSGLTNWRAVLTNPGLPHALWVTFLVMAVSWAVQTPLSVLLGAFLAGSQRYRAVLGVVYFVPLLLSSAAIALTYKALLDPNFGIGHGLGIGFLSQDWLGRPWLAFGLVIFVVSWQFIPFHSLLYQGAVRQIPQSLYEAAQLDGAGRVRQFFSITLPQLKYTVITSSTLMVVGSLTFFDLIFILTEGGPGDATRVLALDMYKRGFQANLMGPASAIAVILVLVGLALALLLRRLGGRDAGDSQLEGA
- a CDS encoding carbohydrate ABC transporter permease, producing the protein MTTTLTKPERPEKTAQREGRRRSRPAARRRNWAGGLAGWLWFLIVAVPLYWVLITSLKEKSAYYASNPMVPPGDPTLDNYQMVIDSDFPSYFVNSVVVAVGAVVPAVAVSFMAAYAIVRGWRFRFLRAVNGLFLMGLAIPLQATVIPVYLIIIKLHLYDSLLALILPSIAFAIPLSVLVLSTFLRDVPKELFDSMRVDGATEWTTLWRLAAPLTRPALTTVSIYNALTIWNGFLLPLILTQSPSKRTLPLALWSFQGQYGVNVPAVLAAVVLTTAPILALYVFGRRQLLSGLTAGFGR